Below is a genomic region from Apium graveolens cultivar Ventura unplaced genomic scaffold, ASM990537v1 ctg1968, whole genome shotgun sequence.
AGTTAGTTAGATTTAATTCTTTAGCTGACCCTTTTGTTCGACTCCTTACTAAGAAAATTGTACTTGTTAGTGTATTTCTAGAGCTCCCAATAAGTTTCTGATGATTAGTAAGGAATTATTTTGCGTTGGTTGCGAAACGGTTTTATAAAAACTTTTGACTGAATGCTGATATGACAGTGAGCCATATATAATCAGAAAACATTCGCAAAATGGTGTAAACTGGTTTTGCTCTATTCGATTAAAGAATAGTATTTAACGTTTTACCATTTATATTCTTCTTGTTTATATCCCTTTCTATTTCTCTACCCTATAAACTCATGTTCAAGTAATTTTTGTATTGAAGTTTTAATGGTTTTGTGTCATGACTTGACAAATCTTAGCTAATTTTTCCGTGTTGGTGAGAAACAAGATAAACAAAGCATACAAGTCCAGATATTAAAATCGCTCTTGGTTTATTAATTTTTTTCTGGTGTTACTACTCCGGCTAAAATTTTGTTGAGTTATGTAGTTGTCTTGTAAATTAGTTGCAGAAATATTGTGGGAAATAAATCTAGTCTTTCATCTCCTTGATCTTTGTGTAGCTCATTTAGTAGTTTTGTAGTAGAAAGTCGAAGTGGCTTTGTCTTAGGTAATGGGTGGTCAGATGTTATTCTTTCGTTCTGTGTTTTAAACTactgtattcaacatatatgtatGCTGTGTAAAGAATTGTTCAGGATTCAGGAGTCCTTGATGGCTCGAAAGACCTCTAGTAGAGCTTTTCACCTTGGGTTTTCGGATGATAATGGTTAACTTTATGTCAAACACTGCTAGGATCTTTTACTATAGATACAGCAGAATTCATGTTTCACGGCTAAGAGCTCATGCTCATCAACCGGACACAATAGGTTgctttattaatatttatttagaGTATCAGATTATATATAGTAATTATCCTCAAATTACAGAATAGAGTCTTGGCTGCATTTGAGGTTCTTTATCTCTTTTATATGAAATGGTACAACAGAAGGTTCTTGGCACAACCTCCTCTAGAGAGTATATGACGAGGAATTTGAAATTGCTAGTGGAATTTTTTGCAGGAGTTGTGAGCGTGGTGTTCGTATCTGCAAGCATGAATATCATTACTTTATAAGCCCATTTTTTTTTTTGCAGGGGTATTTAGTCATGGCATTGAACTGCGTAAAATCTTTAAGAAGCATTATCAACAGAAGCGAGGTGAACGGGGTTGTAGGTTGTCGAACATATGCTGCTGGTAAAGCAAAGAAAGGTGCGAAAGGTGGAGCAGCTGCAGATGCTCCAAAGAAGTCACTTCTCACCAAAGAGTTGAAATCCACTACCGTTGTTGGCGCAAATATTAACAAGGAAGGAGGTGACCCTAAAGTTTTGGCAGACTCTGAGTATCCAGATTGGTTGTGGCGCCTTCTTGATAAACGCCCTGCACTGAGTGAGCttagaagaaaaagcaaagaaagtCTCCCATATGAGGACCTCAAACGTCTTGTTAAGCTGGACAACCGAGCAAGGATAAAGGAAAACAACTCACTTAAAGCCAAGAATTAATTAGAAGTCGGGAACAGGTTATATGCTTTCTGGTGGTTGTTCGGATCCCTGCAGATCCAAGCCTTGGTAATCGACTTAAATGCTGTTAAATTTGGATTGTGAAGTAGACCAGATGTTAAGCATATTTTGGCTTTAGTTCATTTTGGTATTTTCTGTCAATTTCCTTCTCACAAGTCCCTCTTTCTAGTGAGATAATAGCTAATTTTATACATTGTACTGTTGATTACTGGTGGTAGGGGAAGTTTTTTCTTCAATATGCTTATGGGgtaaaataaaactaaattcaTCTACATGGATATTACAATTTATAGCCTGTTTCCCTGTTGGTATTATGTGTTTTTGATGCTACAGTTGAAGCTGTTTTCCTAACATAGATGAAGATACATGTGAAAATTGACGGTCTGCCAGAAGATCTATTGTTACCGAATAGACAGTAGCAATGAATGAAAGAGGGTCAGCCATCAACTTGTGTTCCCCATT
It encodes:
- the LOC141700249 gene encoding large ribosomal subunit protein mL54-like: MALNCVKSLRSIINRSEVNGVVGCRTYAAGKAKKGAKGGAAADAPKKSLLTKELKSTTVVGANINKEGGDPKVLADSEYPDWLWRLLDKRPALSELRRKSKESLPYEDLKRLVKLDNRARIKENNSLKAKN